The Longimicrobium sp. genome has a window encoding:
- a CDS encoding HD domain-containing protein produces MPPHADHPAHEFEVVRDPLWNTIRLDRTAVALIDTPEFQRLRNIRQLGLAYLVYPGATHTRFDHALGVYHLARWALGLLAERGELEGVDAAECALVPYAALLHDVGHYPFSHALEELDGEWISGHHETHTGRFLAAPRIAAALEAVAPGAAGRIEALVRGASESPLQGLVSGSLDLDKIEYLRRDARFCGVPYGEVDVDRLLHALVLVDDPATGRREIGIHEKGLSALESLLFAKYQMFRNVYWHHAVRAATSLYKRLVQEAVDGGLLTQDEVVGQTDERLLVTLEVRAESASGPHAERVARRWLPCLRERRLPKRALELPGEALRGLPAEDWLYTEPRLRYDLELRLARDLGMEDGGAFVDYPEKPRMLGLDLLLMRRDGSVHRLTDEGRAGLIDLPQLSDELYYTARAFRVFTLDRRTIEPKKMLALLSLTADELRARLEDAAGLI; encoded by the coding sequence ATGCCACCACACGCCGACCATCCCGCGCACGAGTTCGAGGTCGTCCGCGACCCGCTCTGGAACACCATCCGCCTGGACCGCACGGCGGTGGCGCTGATCGACACCCCCGAGTTCCAGCGGCTGCGCAACATCCGCCAGCTGGGGCTGGCCTACCTGGTCTATCCCGGCGCCACGCACACCCGCTTCGACCATGCGCTGGGGGTATACCACCTGGCGCGGTGGGCGCTGGGGCTGCTGGCCGAGCGCGGCGAGCTGGAGGGGGTGGACGCGGCGGAGTGCGCGCTGGTGCCGTACGCCGCGCTGCTGCACGACGTGGGGCACTACCCGTTCAGCCACGCGCTGGAGGAGCTGGACGGCGAGTGGATCTCCGGGCACCACGAGACGCACACGGGGCGCTTCCTGGCCGCGCCGCGCATCGCCGCCGCGCTGGAGGCGGTGGCGCCGGGGGCCGCGGGGCGCATCGAGGCGCTGGTGCGCGGCGCGTCGGAGTCGCCGCTGCAGGGACTGGTGTCGGGGAGCCTGGACCTGGACAAGATCGAGTACCTGCGCCGCGACGCCCGCTTCTGCGGCGTGCCGTACGGCGAGGTGGACGTCGACCGCCTGCTGCACGCGCTGGTGCTGGTGGACGACCCGGCGACCGGGCGGCGCGAGATCGGCATCCACGAGAAGGGATTGTCGGCGCTGGAATCGCTGCTCTTCGCCAAGTACCAGATGTTCCGCAACGTGTACTGGCACCACGCGGTGCGCGCGGCCACCTCGCTGTACAAGCGGCTGGTGCAGGAGGCGGTGGACGGCGGGCTGCTGACGCAGGACGAGGTCGTGGGCCAGACCGACGAGCGGCTGCTGGTGACGCTGGAGGTGCGCGCGGAATCCGCCTCCGGCCCGCACGCGGAGCGGGTCGCCCGCCGCTGGCTCCCCTGCCTGCGCGAGCGGCGCCTTCCCAAGCGCGCGCTGGAGCTGCCGGGCGAGGCGCTGCGCGGCCTTCCCGCCGAAGACTGGCTGTACACCGAGCCGCGGCTGCGCTACGACCTGGAGCTGCGGCTGGCGCGCGACCTGGGGATGGAGGACGGCGGCGCGTTCGTGGACTATCCCGAGAAGCCGCGGATGCTGGGGCTGGACCTGCTGCTGATGCGCCGCGACGGCTCCGTGCACCGCCTGACCGACGAGGGGCGCGCGGGGCTCATCGACCTCCCGCAGCTCTCCGACGAGCTGTACTACACGGCCCGCGCCTTCCGCGTGTTCACGCTCGACCGGCGCACCATCGAACCGAAGAAGATGCTCGCGCTGCTGTCGCTGACCGCGGACGAGCTGCGGGCGAGGCTGGAGGATGCGGCGGGGTTGATATGA
- the gwsG gene encoding grasp-with-spasm system ATP-grasp peptide maturase — translation MILVMSQESYEFSTDEVQDWIEALGGDCVRLNGEDVTGSEPYALRLDDAGEALEFRLDGRPVRHAEVGAVWLRRWHQLRALGPVTQDAGLRRDVQSHLAREVMATSASIFGMLGGARWLSHPETRRVNKLRALRAARDAGLAIPATLLTNDKRTLQAFMAAHPDVITKCVGDADMLNVEGRTFGMYTARLSAEDVDALPDTFFPSLVQEMVEKSCELRVFYLDGECWPMAIFSQNDAQTAVDFRRYNVERPNRTVPYRLPAEVEAAVRRFMETMRLDTGSLDLIRTPDGRHVFLEVNPAGQFAMVSEPCNYPLHRRVAEYLIRRDERDHQD, via the coding sequence ATGATTCTGGTGATGAGCCAGGAGAGCTACGAGTTCTCCACCGACGAGGTCCAGGACTGGATCGAGGCCCTGGGCGGCGACTGTGTGCGGCTGAACGGCGAGGACGTGACCGGGAGCGAGCCGTACGCGCTGCGCCTGGACGACGCCGGCGAGGCGCTGGAGTTCCGGCTGGACGGCCGCCCCGTGCGCCACGCCGAGGTGGGCGCCGTGTGGCTGCGCCGCTGGCACCAGCTGCGCGCCCTGGGCCCCGTCACGCAGGACGCCGGGCTGCGCCGCGACGTGCAGTCGCACCTGGCGCGCGAGGTGATGGCCACCTCGGCGTCGATCTTCGGGATGCTGGGCGGGGCGCGCTGGCTGTCGCACCCCGAGACCCGGCGCGTGAACAAGCTCCGCGCGCTGCGCGCCGCGCGCGACGCGGGGCTGGCCATTCCCGCCACGCTGCTGACCAACGACAAGCGCACGCTGCAGGCGTTCATGGCCGCGCACCCCGACGTGATCACCAAGTGCGTGGGCGACGCCGACATGCTGAACGTGGAGGGCCGCACCTTCGGGATGTACACCGCCCGCCTGAGCGCCGAAGACGTGGACGCGCTTCCCGACACCTTCTTCCCCTCGCTGGTGCAGGAGATGGTGGAGAAGAGCTGCGAGCTGCGCGTGTTCTACCTGGACGGCGAGTGCTGGCCGATGGCGATCTTCTCCCAGAACGATGCGCAGACGGCGGTGGACTTCCGCCGCTACAACGTGGAGCGCCCCAACCGCACGGTTCCCTACCGCCTTCCTGCGGAGGTCGAGGCCGCGGTGCGCCGCTTCATGGAAACCATGCGGCTGGACACCGGCTCGCTGGACCTGATCCGCACCCCGGACGGGCGCCACGTGTTCCTGGAGGTGAACCCCGCCGGGCAGTTCGCGATGGTGTCGGAGCCGTGCAACTACCCCCTGCACCGCAGGGTGGCCGAGTACCTGATCCGGAGGGACGAGCGTGACCACCAGGACTGA
- the gwsS gene encoding grasp-with-spasm system SPASM domain peptide maturase produces MLDRTKPFRLFAGCVPVRGARRSSICDLQRGKLHLIPNGLYEIVTEHRDRTVPELEAMYGPECSETLQEYFTFLLGNDLGFWCDDPEAFPDLDLSWDRPERVTNAIIDCGAGSAHDWESLFGQLDELGCKALQLRFFVPIALAELDAVLGLLHGTRARSVELLLPWSGEWTREELRATVFPHQRVSGVVVHSAPMDGVDEGRPGDAVIRYRDEVMDSHAHCGQVHPAYFAVTLGAFTEATGFNSCLNRKLSVDERGEIRNCPSMPRTFGNAAGTPLAAALAAPGFRDPWSVTKDQVETCRDCEFRYVCTDCRAFTRESAERHAKPSRCTYDPYAAKWDASSSAAAALAATG; encoded by the coding sequence ATGCTCGACCGGACCAAGCCCTTCCGCCTGTTCGCCGGGTGCGTGCCCGTGCGCGGCGCGCGCCGCAGCAGCATCTGCGACCTGCAGCGCGGCAAGCTGCACCTGATTCCCAACGGCCTGTACGAGATCGTCACCGAGCACCGCGACCGCACCGTTCCCGAGCTGGAGGCGATGTACGGCCCGGAATGCTCGGAGACGCTGCAGGAGTACTTCACCTTCCTGCTGGGCAACGACCTGGGCTTCTGGTGCGACGACCCCGAGGCGTTCCCCGACCTGGACCTGTCGTGGGACCGCCCCGAGCGCGTGACCAACGCCATCATCGACTGCGGCGCCGGGTCGGCGCACGACTGGGAATCGCTCTTCGGCCAGCTGGACGAGCTGGGGTGCAAGGCGCTGCAGCTGCGCTTCTTCGTCCCCATCGCCCTGGCGGAGCTGGACGCGGTGCTGGGGCTGCTGCACGGCACCCGCGCGCGCTCGGTGGAGCTTCTCCTTCCCTGGAGCGGCGAGTGGACGCGCGAGGAATTGCGCGCCACGGTGTTCCCGCACCAGCGCGTGTCGGGCGTGGTGGTGCACTCCGCGCCCATGGACGGCGTGGACGAGGGGCGCCCCGGCGACGCGGTGATCCGCTACCGCGACGAGGTGATGGACTCGCACGCGCACTGCGGGCAGGTGCACCCGGCCTACTTCGCGGTCACGCTGGGCGCCTTCACCGAGGCCACGGGCTTCAACTCGTGCCTGAACCGCAAGCTGTCGGTGGACGAGCGCGGCGAGATCCGCAACTGCCCGTCGATGCCGCGCACCTTCGGCAACGCGGCCGGGACGCCGCTGGCGGCGGCGCTGGCCGCGCCCGGGTTCAGGGACCCGTGGAGCGTGACCAAGGACCAGGTGGAAACCTGCCGCGACTGCGAGTTCCGCTACGTGTGCACCGACTGCCGCGCCTTCACCCGCGAGTCGGCCGAGCGCCACGCCAAGCCCAGCCGCTGCACCTACGACCCGTACGCCGCGAAGTGGGATGCGTCGTCGTCCGCCGCCGCCGCGCTGGCCGCGACCGGCTGA
- a CDS encoding peptidase domain-containing ABC transporter codes for MTEKLRSRIRPRHTFPTYRQFDAMDCGPTCVRMVARHYGKRYSLQELRERSCIDRQGVSLLGIAYAAEAVGLRTMSVRTTFEALATEAPLPCIAHWNQNHFVVVHRVTRTRVYVADPAEGLMSFSHDEFRRGWVSDGAGDGARGVLLLLEPTPHFFEREDQKEGNRASLRYIASYVKSYRRYFVQVALGMMVASVLQLVFPFLTQALVDYGIGNQDLSFVNVVLIAQLALFISRTAVDFIRNRILFHVGTRIYVSLISDFLAKLMRLPVPFFDTRHVGDILQRVQDHSRIQQFLTTTSLNAVFSMVTLTVFSAVLAIYNGTIFLVFAGGSALYIAYALLFLRRRKELDYQKFAESARNQSALVEMAGAIGEIKLANAEQQKRWRWERIQARLFKVSLKSLSLEQFQDGGSIAINELKNIVISFLAAKLVIDGQLTLGMLLAVQYIIGQLNGPITQLVDIAHAAQDAKIAVERLGEIHLHEDEEDPENRIAQLPEDGSISLRGVSFSYGGALGEPVLQDLDLDIPEGKVTAVVGASGSGKTTLLKLLLKFYAPGGGEVHVGGCNLRNLSARTWRGACGAVMQDGALFSDTIAGNVAVGNDHVDQRRLLHAVRVANIREFVEGLPLAYNTRVGRDGVGMSQGQKQRLLIARAVYKSPRYLMFDEATSALDANNERAIMENLQEEFRGRTVVIVAHRLSTVKNADQIVVLDRGRVVERGTHEELAAQRGHYYRLVKNQLELGS; via the coding sequence ATGACCGAGAAGTTGCGCAGCCGGATCCGTCCCCGGCACACGTTCCCCACCTACCGGCAGTTCGACGCCATGGACTGCGGCCCCACCTGCGTGCGCATGGTGGCCCGCCACTACGGCAAGCGCTACTCGCTGCAGGAGCTGCGCGAGCGCAGCTGCATCGACCGGCAGGGAGTGTCGCTGCTGGGGATCGCCTACGCGGCCGAGGCGGTGGGGCTGCGCACGATGTCGGTGCGCACGACCTTCGAGGCGCTGGCCACCGAGGCGCCGCTCCCCTGCATCGCCCACTGGAACCAGAACCACTTCGTCGTCGTCCACCGCGTCACCCGCACCCGCGTGTACGTGGCCGACCCGGCCGAGGGGCTGATGAGCTTCAGCCACGACGAGTTCCGGCGCGGCTGGGTGTCGGACGGCGCGGGCGACGGGGCGCGGGGGGTGCTGCTGCTGCTGGAGCCCACCCCGCACTTCTTCGAGCGCGAGGACCAGAAGGAGGGGAACCGGGCGTCGCTGCGCTACATCGCCAGCTACGTGAAGAGCTACCGCCGCTACTTCGTGCAGGTGGCGCTGGGGATGATGGTGGCCAGCGTGCTGCAGCTGGTGTTCCCCTTCCTCACGCAGGCCCTGGTCGACTACGGGATCGGCAACCAGGACCTGAGCTTCGTGAACGTGGTGCTGATCGCGCAGCTGGCGCTGTTCATCTCGCGCACCGCGGTGGACTTCATCCGCAACCGCATCCTCTTCCACGTGGGGACGCGGATCTACGTATCGCTGATCTCCGACTTCCTGGCCAAGCTGATGCGCCTGCCGGTGCCGTTCTTCGACACGCGGCACGTGGGCGACATCCTGCAGCGGGTGCAGGACCATTCGCGCATCCAGCAGTTCCTGACCACCACGTCGCTGAACGCGGTGTTCAGCATGGTCACGCTCACCGTGTTCAGCGCGGTGCTGGCCATCTACAACGGCACCATCTTCCTGGTGTTCGCGGGCGGGAGCGCGCTGTACATCGCGTACGCCCTCCTCTTCCTGCGCCGGCGCAAGGAGCTGGACTACCAGAAGTTCGCCGAGAGCGCGCGCAACCAGAGCGCGCTGGTGGAGATGGCGGGGGCCATCGGCGAGATCAAGCTGGCCAACGCCGAGCAGCAGAAGCGCTGGCGCTGGGAGCGCATCCAGGCGCGGCTCTTCAAGGTCAGCCTGAAGAGCCTTTCGCTGGAGCAGTTCCAGGACGGCGGCTCCATCGCCATCAACGAGCTGAAGAACATCGTCATCTCGTTCCTGGCGGCCAAGCTGGTGATCGACGGCCAGCTGACGCTGGGGATGCTGCTGGCGGTGCAGTACATCATCGGCCAGCTGAACGGCCCCATCACCCAGCTGGTCGACATCGCCCACGCGGCGCAGGACGCCAAGATCGCGGTGGAGCGCCTGGGCGAGATCCACCTGCACGAGGACGAGGAAGACCCCGAGAACCGCATCGCCCAGCTCCCCGAGGACGGGTCGATCTCGCTGCGCGGCGTCTCCTTCAGCTACGGCGGCGCGCTGGGCGAGCCGGTGCTCCAGGACCTGGACCTCGACATCCCCGAAGGGAAGGTGACGGCGGTGGTGGGGGCCAGCGGAAGCGGAAAGACCACGCTGCTGAAGCTGCTGCTGAAGTTCTACGCCCCCGGCGGCGGCGAGGTGCACGTGGGCGGGTGCAACCTGAGGAACCTTTCCGCGCGCACCTGGCGGGGGGCCTGCGGCGCGGTGATGCAGGACGGCGCGCTCTTCTCCGACACCATCGCGGGGAACGTGGCGGTGGGCAACGACCACGTGGACCAGCGCCGCCTGCTGCACGCGGTGCGCGTGGCCAACATCCGCGAGTTCGTGGAGGGGCTGCCGCTGGCCTACAACACCCGCGTGGGGCGCGACGGGGTGGGGATGAGCCAGGGACAGAAGCAGCGCCTGCTGATTGCCCGCGCCGTCTACAAGAGCCCGCGCTACCTGATGTTCGACGAGGCCACCAGCGCGCTGGACGCCAACAACGAGCGCGCGATCATGGAGAACCTGCAGGAGGAGTTCCGCGGGCGCACCGTGGTGATCGTGGCGCACCGGCTGAGCACGGTGAAGAACGCCGACCAGATCGTGGTGCTGGACCGCGGCCGCGTGGTGGAGCGCGGCACGCACGAGGAGCTGGCCGCGCAGCGCGGGCACTACTACCGGCTGGTGAAGAACCAGCTCGAGCTGGGGAGCTGA
- a CDS encoding HlyD family secretion protein, which translates to MNSMNGTAPAPMRLVVDDAGRRVLVIDGEGIVLPGAHPAGEPIPEPRLMSDESGRRWVLLGSERVALPRLEPAPGAAAPAVMVGEPARIVTGEDGKRVVVVGGERLALPPVAFAPEEAAAARVATDDSGRRILFVGSQRVILHSAAGAAAARGTGTHGPAAPAPAPVPAPMRVVVDESGRRILVVDGERIVLPGAHPGGPIPEPRLMMDEAGRRFAVLGDERIPLPSAAPAPAAAAPGAGEPARIATDDAGRLVVVVGAERIPLPPIELKPGDAESVRVVTDDHGRRILFVGAERIILRAASAPAPASSPASPAPSPVGTMGMGETGTTAASPSPSPHAVSSYVPAREPAFAPLPFDLGDEGEEPELNLRSDEMEDIIGYVPHWVVRWGISLIFATVGALLLTSWFVRYPDMVEGKVTLTTPEPPSRLAARTAGEVEKLFVADGQPVERGAPLVVIRGPADYRDVFALNERLDRFERSLASPSVAAAVPFDANLSLGDIQAPYAAFLQALSDFRSFSGAGYYAGKGAELERQLAEQERLRETLVAKQALAAEALAISGRNRDRARTLAQRGLISQEEMERAEADYIQHRSAEQDGRNAMASGEIQISSLRSQLLDLRKTGDDQGRNSLLSLRTAFGALRAAVAHWDQEHVLRAPVAGRVSLFRGLAEHQAVDANDPVIAVVPASGRVVGRVLLSESGAGKVEPGQTVLIRFDSYPSREFGSVEGRVTSIAQVPFQQRDKDESMYLVDVAVPSKLVTNYHREIPFRQEMRGQAQIVTRDLRLLERVFNQLRDLLDHAGGH; encoded by the coding sequence ATGAACTCCATGAACGGCACCGCGCCCGCGCCCATGCGCCTGGTGGTGGACGACGCCGGCCGCCGCGTGCTGGTGATCGACGGCGAGGGGATCGTCCTTCCCGGCGCGCACCCCGCGGGCGAGCCCATCCCCGAGCCGCGGCTGATGTCCGACGAGTCCGGCCGCCGCTGGGTGCTGCTGGGCTCCGAGCGCGTGGCCCTCCCCCGCCTGGAGCCCGCGCCGGGCGCCGCCGCCCCCGCGGTGATGGTGGGCGAGCCCGCGCGCATCGTGACCGGCGAGGACGGGAAGCGCGTGGTGGTGGTGGGCGGCGAGCGGCTGGCGCTGCCGCCGGTGGCCTTCGCGCCGGAAGAGGCGGCCGCCGCGCGCGTGGCGACCGACGACTCCGGGCGCCGCATCCTGTTCGTGGGCTCGCAGCGCGTGATCCTGCACTCCGCCGCCGGCGCCGCCGCCGCGCGGGGAACGGGGACGCACGGCCCCGCCGCGCCCGCCCCCGCACCCGTTCCCGCGCCGATGCGGGTCGTCGTCGATGAATCCGGGCGGCGGATCCTGGTGGTGGACGGGGAGCGGATCGTGCTGCCCGGCGCGCACCCGGGCGGCCCCATCCCCGAGCCGCGGCTGATGATGGACGAGGCCGGGCGCCGCTTTGCCGTGCTGGGCGACGAACGCATTCCGCTTCCCTCCGCCGCGCCCGCGCCGGCCGCGGCCGCCCCGGGGGCCGGCGAGCCCGCGCGCATCGCCACCGACGACGCGGGGCGGCTGGTGGTGGTGGTCGGCGCCGAGCGCATCCCCCTGCCGCCGATCGAGCTGAAGCCGGGCGACGCCGAGAGCGTGCGCGTGGTGACGGACGACCACGGGCGCCGCATCCTGTTCGTCGGCGCCGAGCGCATCATCCTGCGCGCGGCCTCGGCCCCCGCGCCTGCATCCTCGCCCGCATCGCCGGCGCCGTCTCCGGTCGGGACGATGGGGATGGGGGAGACGGGGACGACGGCCGCATCTCCATCTCCATCGCCCCACGCCGTTTCGTCATACGTCCCCGCGCGCGAGCCGGCGTTCGCGCCCCTGCCGTTCGACCTGGGCGACGAGGGCGAGGAGCCGGAGCTGAACCTGCGCAGCGACGAGATGGAGGACATCATCGGCTACGTTCCCCACTGGGTGGTGCGGTGGGGGATCTCGCTGATCTTCGCCACCGTGGGCGCGCTGCTGCTGACCAGCTGGTTCGTGCGCTATCCCGACATGGTGGAGGGGAAGGTGACGCTCACCACCCCCGAGCCGCCGTCGCGGCTGGCGGCGCGCACCGCGGGCGAGGTGGAGAAGCTGTTCGTGGCCGACGGCCAGCCGGTGGAGCGCGGCGCGCCACTGGTGGTGATCCGCGGCCCCGCCGACTACCGCGACGTGTTCGCGCTGAACGAGCGGCTGGACCGCTTCGAGCGGTCGCTGGCCTCGCCCTCGGTGGCCGCCGCGGTGCCCTTCGACGCCAACCTGTCGCTGGGCGACATCCAGGCGCCGTACGCCGCCTTCCTGCAGGCGCTGTCGGACTTCCGCTCGTTCTCGGGCGCGGGGTACTACGCCGGCAAGGGCGCCGAGCTGGAGCGCCAGCTGGCCGAGCAGGAGCGGCTGCGCGAGACGCTGGTGGCCAAGCAGGCGCTGGCGGCCGAGGCGCTGGCCATCTCCGGCCGCAACCGCGACCGGGCGCGCACGCTGGCCCAGCGCGGGCTGATCTCGCAGGAAGAGATGGAGCGCGCCGAGGCCGACTACATCCAGCACCGCTCGGCCGAGCAGGACGGCCGCAACGCCATGGCCTCGGGCGAGATCCAGATCTCCAGCCTGCGCAGCCAGCTGCTGGACCTGCGCAAGACCGGCGACGACCAGGGGCGCAACTCGCTGCTCTCGCTGCGCACCGCCTTCGGCGCGCTGCGGGCCGCGGTGGCGCACTGGGACCAGGAGCACGTGCTGCGCGCGCCGGTGGCGGGCCGGGTCTCGCTCTTCCGCGGGCTGGCCGAGCACCAGGCGGTGGACGCGAACGACCCCGTCATCGCCGTGGTTCCCGCATCGGGGCGCGTGGTGGGCCGCGTCCTGCTCAGCGAGAGCGGGGCGGGGAAGGTGGAGCCCGGGCAGACGGTGCTGATCCGCTTCGACAGCTACCCGTCGCGCGAGTTCGGCAGCGTGGAGGGGCGGGTGACGTCCATCGCGCAGGTGCCCTTCCAGCAGCGCGACAAGGACGAGTCGATGTACCTGGTCGACGTGGCCGTGCCCTCGAAGCTGGTGACCAACTACCACCGCGAGATCCCCTTCCGGCAGGAGATGCGCGGCCAGGCGCAGATCGTCACCCGCGACCTGCGGCTGCTGGAGCGCGTGTTCAACCAGCTGCGCGACCTGCTGGACCACGCCGGCGGGCACTGA
- a CDS encoding NAD(P)H-quinone oxidoreductase yields MKAIVITRPGGPEVLAPEERPIPEPGPGEIRVRVRASALNRADLLQRRGSYPAPPGAPADIPGMEYAGEVDAVGEGAGLWAVGNRVMGIVGGGGHAEYVVVHEREGIRIPHDLDWEHAAAIPEAFLTSYDALFRQLDLKMGERLLIHAVGSGVGTAALQLARAAGAMTIGTSRTPEKLKRAEELGLEVGIDTTREDLAEAVNQATYGSGVHAVMDLVGGKLLEASLRVLAVQGRAIVVGTTAGSKVEIDLGLLLRRRVHLFGTVLRSRPLEEKIALAREFSSVVLPLLSSERIRPVVDSVFSFKDIRKAHERMESNATFGKIVLTW; encoded by the coding sequence ATGAAAGCCATCGTCATCACCCGCCCCGGCGGGCCGGAGGTGCTCGCGCCGGAGGAGCGGCCCATCCCCGAGCCCGGGCCGGGCGAGATCCGCGTGCGGGTGCGCGCGTCGGCGCTGAACCGCGCGGACCTGCTGCAGCGCCGCGGCAGCTACCCCGCGCCCCCCGGCGCCCCCGCCGACATCCCCGGGATGGAGTACGCGGGCGAGGTGGACGCCGTGGGCGAGGGCGCCGGCCTGTGGGCGGTGGGCAACCGCGTGATGGGAATCGTGGGCGGCGGCGGCCACGCCGAGTACGTGGTGGTGCACGAGCGCGAGGGGATCCGCATCCCCCACGACCTGGACTGGGAGCACGCGGCGGCCATCCCCGAGGCGTTCCTCACCTCGTACGACGCGCTCTTCCGCCAGCTCGACCTGAAGATGGGCGAGCGGCTGCTCATCCACGCCGTCGGCAGCGGCGTGGGGACGGCGGCGCTGCAGCTCGCCCGCGCCGCGGGGGCCATGACCATCGGCACCTCGCGCACCCCGGAGAAGCTGAAGCGCGCCGAGGAGCTGGGGCTGGAGGTGGGGATCGACACCACGCGCGAAGACCTGGCCGAGGCGGTGAACCAGGCCACCTACGGCAGCGGAGTGCACGCGGTGATGGACCTGGTGGGCGGCAAGCTGCTCGAGGCCAGCCTCCGCGTCCTCGCGGTGCAGGGGCGCGCGATCGTGGTGGGCACCACGGCGGGGTCGAAGGTGGAGATCGACCTGGGGCTGCTGCTGCGCCGCCGCGTGCACCTGTTCGGCACCGTGCTGCGCAGCCGCCCGCTGGAGGAGAAGATCGCCCTCGCGCGCGAGTTCTCGTCCGTCGTCCTCCCGCTCCTCTCGTCGGAGCGGATCAGGCCCGTGGTCGATTCGGTCTTCAGCTTCAAGGACATCCGCAAGGCGCACGAGCGGATGGAATCCAACGCCACCTTCGGCAAGATCGTGCTCACCTGGTAG
- the ligD gene encoding non-homologous end-joining DNA ligase, which yields MAAPKAKPKSTPANVRQADAGPELIPARGKACEVKVGGKSVRLTNLHKPFWPELGITKGDLLRYYLAVSPYLLPHLRGRAMVMKRYPNGWNGPFFFMKRTPSGAPAWLKTCAIEHKSKSIIDFPIVNDVASLLWVVNLGCIDLNQWYATCEDYNRPDYVHFDLDPVPGADFARVRQVALHVRDALAKLGMKSYPKTTGSKGIHIYVPIVRGPLQKQVWGFAKRFAQAMEQLYPDLVTAEYRVARRPAGRVLVDYNQNAWGRTLASVYSVRAKPGATVSTPVTWDEVEGGVEIEDFTVLNVPARLKEKGDLYRPLLLNRGRFDLSKLI from the coding sequence ATGGCCGCACCGAAAGCGAAGCCGAAATCCACGCCCGCCAACGTGCGCCAGGCCGACGCGGGTCCGGAGCTGATCCCCGCGCGCGGCAAGGCGTGCGAGGTGAAGGTGGGCGGCAAGTCCGTGCGGCTGACCAACCTGCACAAGCCGTTCTGGCCGGAGCTGGGGATCACCAAGGGCGACCTGCTGCGCTACTACCTGGCCGTCAGCCCGTACCTGCTGCCGCACCTGCGCGGCCGCGCCATGGTGATGAAGCGCTACCCCAACGGCTGGAACGGCCCGTTCTTCTTCATGAAGCGCACGCCGTCGGGCGCGCCGGCGTGGCTGAAGACCTGCGCCATCGAGCACAAGAGCAAGAGCATCATCGACTTTCCCATCGTCAACGACGTGGCGTCGCTGCTCTGGGTGGTGAACCTGGGGTGCATCGACCTGAACCAGTGGTACGCCACCTGTGAGGACTACAACCGCCCCGACTACGTGCACTTCGACCTGGACCCCGTCCCCGGCGCGGACTTCGCGCGGGTGCGGCAGGTGGCGCTGCACGTGCGCGACGCGCTGGCCAAGCTGGGGATGAAGAGCTACCCCAAGACCACCGGCTCCAAGGGGATCCACATCTACGTGCCGATCGTGCGCGGGCCGCTGCAGAAGCAGGTGTGGGGCTTCGCCAAGCGCTTCGCGCAGGCGATGGAGCAGCTCTACCCCGACCTCGTCACGGCCGAGTACCGCGTCGCCAGGCGCCCCGCGGGCCGCGTGCTGGTCGACTACAACCAGAACGCGTGGGGCCGCACGCTGGCGTCCGTCTACTCCGTCCGCGCCAAGCCCGGCGCCACGGTTTCCACACCGGTCACGTGGGACGAGGTCGAGGGCGGCGTGGAGATCGAGGACTTCACCGTCCTGAACGTCCCCGCGCGGCTGAAGGAGAAGGGTGATCTGTATCGCCCCCTGCTGCTGAACCGCGGAAGATTCGACCTGTCGAAGCTGATCTGA